The following proteins are encoded in a genomic region of Deinococcus carri:
- a CDS encoding ankyrin repeat domain-containing protein: MPNPSDPHTPPTLDPETLEFLQGIFELVRAGDAGRLGPLLDQGLPPNLRNQKGDSLLMLASYHGHQEVARQLLEHGADPELHNDQGQTPLQGAVFKGDVPMVELLLAQGAAVNGAGPDGKTALMLAAMFNRTNLIDLLLERGADLHARDFRGLSALDVARMMGAPETAAQLEERLRQAQS; this comes from the coding sequence ATGCCGAACCCTTCTGACCCACACACCCCACCCACCCTCGACCCCGAAACGCTGGAATTCTTGCAGGGCATCTTCGAACTTGTCCGCGCCGGGGACGCCGGCCGCCTCGGCCCGCTGCTGGATCAGGGGCTGCCGCCCAACCTCCGCAACCAGAAAGGCGACAGCCTGCTGATGCTCGCCAGCTACCACGGGCACCAGGAGGTGGCCCGGCAACTGCTGGAACACGGAGCCGACCCCGAGCTGCACAACGACCAGGGGCAGACGCCACTCCAGGGAGCGGTATTCAAGGGCGACGTGCCGATGGTCGAACTGCTGCTCGCGCAGGGCGCGGCAGTGAACGGGGCCGGGCCGGACGGCAAGACGGCGCTGATGCTGGCCGCCATGTTCAACCGGACAAACCTCATTGACCTCCTCCTCGAACGCGGAGCCGACCTCCACGCCCGCGACTTCCGGGGGCTGTCCGCGCTGGACGTGGCCCGGATGATGGGCGCGCCCGAGACGGCGGCCCAGTTGGAGGAGCGGCTGAGGCAGGCCCAGTCATAG